The proteins below are encoded in one region of Paralysiella testudinis:
- the mobA gene encoding molybdenum cofactor guanylyltransferase produces the protein MPTTPPEPLLLLCGGLSRRMGSPKALLNYRGQSLIARQLADALPHRPVWLAAAGGHYADTDGAVYLPDALPAHQGPLAALLPALQRAQQHGHRGLYVLACDTLLQPQAVIRVLQQAHHSAAWADGVVLLADGNRPHPLQAHWSAKLAAPLHTYLNAGGRKVMGWLSNIPCQQVAMPPAWPPLANFNTRADFNRAVALLEQQEQA, from the coding sequence ATGCCCACCACCCCGCCCGAACCTTTATTGCTGCTGTGCGGCGGCCTTAGCCGCCGTATGGGCAGCCCAAAGGCGCTGCTCAACTACCGCGGCCAAAGCCTGATTGCGCGCCAACTGGCCGATGCCTTGCCGCACCGCCCGGTATGGCTGGCCGCCGCCGGTGGCCATTACGCCGATACCGACGGCGCGGTATACCTGCCCGATGCCCTGCCCGCACACCAAGGGCCGTTGGCGGCGCTGCTGCCCGCACTGCAACGGGCGCAACAACACGGCCATCGCGGCCTGTATGTGCTGGCGTGCGACACCTTATTGCAGCCGCAAGCCGTTATCCGCGTATTACAGCAAGCGCACCACAGCGCTGCTTGGGCCGATGGCGTGGTGCTGCTGGCCGATGGCAATCGCCCCCACCCTTTGCAAGCGCATTGGTCGGCCAAGTTGGCTGCACCACTGCATACTTATTTAAACGCAGGCGGACGCAAAGTGATGGGCTGGCTTAGCAACATCCCCTGCCAGCAAGTGGCGATGCCGCCCGCGTGGCCGCCGCTGGCCAATTTCAATACCCGTGCCGATTTTAATCGCGCGGTTGCCCTTTTAGAGCAACAGGAGCAAGCATGA
- the moaC gene encoding cyclic pyranopterin monophosphate synthase MoaC, with amino-acid sequence MTLSHLDEHGRSHMVDVGNKDSTRRVAVATASVCFPADVYAQIQASHGHTAKGTITEVARLAGIMAAKNTALLIPLCHPMMLERCRLDLNYHDESCQLHIRAEVAVSHKTGVEMEALTAVSVAALTVYDMTKALSHDIRITDIQLQHKSGGKHEFNR; translated from the coding sequence ATGACCTTAAGCCATCTCGACGAACACGGCCGCAGCCATATGGTGGATGTGGGCAATAAAGACAGCACCCGCCGCGTGGCCGTGGCCACCGCCAGCGTGTGTTTTCCGGCCGATGTTTACGCCCAAATTCAGGCCAGCCACGGCCACACCGCCAAAGGCACCATCACCGAAGTGGCGCGCTTGGCCGGGATTATGGCCGCCAAAAACACTGCCTTGCTGATTCCGCTGTGCCACCCGATGATGCTGGAGCGCTGCCGCCTTGATTTGAATTACCACGATGAAAGCTGCCAGCTGCATATCCGCGCCGAAGTGGCCGTAAGCCACAAAACCGGCGTGGAAATGGAAGCACTCACCGCCGTGTCTGTGGCCGCGCTCACCGTGTATGACATGACCAAAGCGCTCAGCCACGACATCCGCATTACCGACATCCAACTGCAACACAAATCGGGAGGAAAACATGAGTTCAACCGTTAA
- the moaD gene encoding molybdopterin converting factor subunit 1, translating to MSSTVKLTVLYFAALREQAGKESETLNTAAPVDAAALYARLAQQYGFTLPQNRLRAAVNHDFCDWHQALANGDTVAFIPPIAGG from the coding sequence ATGAGTTCAACCGTTAAACTCACCGTGCTCTATTTCGCCGCCCTGCGCGAACAAGCGGGCAAAGAAAGCGAAACCCTCAACACCGCCGCGCCGGTGGATGCCGCCGCGCTGTATGCCCGCCTGGCACAGCAATACGGCTTTACCCTACCGCAAAACCGCCTGCGCGCGGCCGTCAACCACGATTTTTGCGATTGGCACCAAGCCTTGGCCAACGGCGACACCGTGGCCTTTATTCCCCCGATTGCCGGAGGTTGA
- a CDS encoding molybdenum cofactor biosynthesis protein MoaE — translation MFDLTEQAIDAAALRQAMLNNEQCGAFTCFEGWVRRQNDGQRVEYLVYSTYEALARKQGQTVIEQAKAQFAISDAICVHRHGRLEVGDMAVWVGVSAGHRDAAFAACRFIIDTVKAEVPVWKQEFYSEGQAAAWLANPEGLPLQGE, via the coding sequence GTGTTTGACTTAACCGAACAAGCCATTGATGCCGCCGCCTTGCGCCAGGCCATGCTCAACAACGAACAATGCGGCGCCTTTACCTGCTTTGAAGGCTGGGTGCGCCGCCAAAACGACGGCCAGCGGGTGGAATACTTGGTGTACAGCACCTACGAAGCGCTGGCGCGCAAACAAGGCCAGACCGTCATCGAACAAGCCAAAGCCCAATTTGCCATTAGCGACGCCATCTGCGTACACCGCCACGGCCGCTTGGAAGTGGGCGATATGGCCGTATGGGTGGGCGTGAGCGCCGGCCACCGCGACGCCGCCTTCGCCGCCTGCCGCTTTATCATCGACACCGTTAAAGCCGAAGTGCCGGTGTGGAAGCAGGAATTTTACAGCGAAGGCCAAGCCGCCGCCTGGCTGGCCAATCCGGAAGGGCTGCCGCTGCAAGGTGAATAA
- the purF gene encoding amidophosphoribosyltransferase encodes MCGVLGIVGHEPVNQLLYDGLQMLQHRGQDAAGIVTAQGNMFHMHKGKGMVRDVFRTRNMRDLVGSVGIGHVRYPTAGNAGSSAEAQPFYVNSPFGIVLAHNGNLTNTDELYQNVCFTDLRHINTRSDSEVLLNVFARELELQVGNSTRLSLDNIFGAVSGLQQRIRGAYGVVALIAGYGLLAFRDAFGIRPLCLGKKQANGHTDYIVASESVAFPSLGFEYERDIAPGEAVFIDLDGRLHSRQCAAQTHLNPCLFEYVYFARPDSVIDGVSVYQARLNMGVALAEKVRRELPLDEIDVIMPIPDTSRPSAMELAQHLGKPYREGLFKNRYIGRTFIMPGQATRKKSVRQKLNPMAYEFAGKNVLLVDDSIVRGTTSREIVEMAREAGARKVYFASAAPEVRYPNVYGIDMPTREELIANGRTPQQVAEEIGADGVVFQDLADLEAVVRALNPAIEGFETSCFNGVYITGDVDESYLARLSEGKNSSSAAAFVRPSLIDHSVRVSDEDE; translated from the coding sequence ATGTGTGGTGTATTGGGTATTGTCGGCCATGAGCCGGTTAACCAGCTGTTGTATGATGGCCTGCAAATGCTGCAGCACCGTGGCCAAGATGCGGCGGGCATTGTCACCGCCCAAGGCAATATGTTCCATATGCACAAAGGCAAAGGCATGGTGCGCGATGTGTTCCGCACCCGCAATATGCGCGACTTGGTCGGCAGCGTGGGCATCGGCCATGTGCGCTATCCCACCGCAGGCAATGCCGGCAGCAGTGCCGAAGCGCAGCCTTTCTATGTGAATTCGCCTTTCGGCATTGTGTTGGCGCACAACGGCAACCTCACCAATACCGACGAGCTGTATCAAAACGTGTGCTTCACCGATTTGCGCCACATCAACACCCGCTCCGACTCCGAAGTGCTGCTCAATGTGTTTGCCCGCGAGCTGGAATTGCAAGTGGGCAACAGCACCCGTTTAAGCTTGGATAATATTTTCGGCGCGGTGAGCGGCTTGCAGCAGCGCATTCGCGGTGCTTATGGTGTGGTGGCGCTGATTGCGGGCTACGGCCTACTGGCTTTTCGCGATGCCTTCGGCATCCGCCCCCTGTGTTTGGGCAAAAAACAGGCAAACGGCCATACCGATTACATTGTGGCTTCCGAATCGGTGGCCTTTCCCAGCTTGGGCTTTGAATACGAGCGCGATATCGCCCCGGGCGAAGCGGTGTTTATCGACCTAGACGGCCGTTTGCACAGCCGCCAATGCGCCGCGCAAACCCATCTTAATCCCTGCTTGTTTGAGTATGTGTATTTTGCCCGCCCGGATTCGGTAATCGATGGCGTGTCGGTGTATCAGGCGCGGCTGAATATGGGCGTGGCACTGGCCGAAAAAGTGCGCCGCGAGTTGCCGCTGGATGAAATCGACGTGATTATGCCGATTCCCGACACCAGCCGCCCCAGCGCCATGGAGCTGGCACAGCATTTGGGCAAACCTTATCGCGAAGGGCTGTTCAAAAATCGCTATATCGGCCGCACCTTTATTATGCCCGGCCAAGCCACACGCAAAAAATCGGTACGCCAAAAGCTCAACCCCATGGCCTATGAATTTGCCGGCAAAAATGTGCTGCTGGTAGACGATTCGATTGTGCGCGGCACCACCAGCCGCGAAATTGTGGAAATGGCGCGCGAAGCGGGCGCGCGCAAAGTGTATTTTGCTTCTGCCGCTCCCGAAGTGCGCTATCCCAATGTGTACGGCATCGACATGCCCACCCGCGAAGAGCTGATTGCCAATGGCCGCACCCCGCAGCAAGTGGCCGAAGAAATTGGCGCCGACGGCGTGGTGTTTCAGGATTTGGCCGATTTGGAAGCCGTGGTGCGCGCCTTAAATCCGGCCATCGAAGGCTTTGAAACCTCCTGTTTTAACGGCGTGTACATCACCGGCGATGTGGATGAAAGCTATCTGGCGCGCTTAAGCGAGGGCAAAAATTCCTCTTCAGCCGCCGCGTTTGTGCGCCCCAGCTTGATTGACCATAGCGTGCGTGTGAGTGATGAAGACGAATAA
- a CDS encoding CvpA family protein, whose product MTLFDILALGLIGISVLVSMVRGVVAEVASLITWIVAFVVAKLFAAPFADMALSSIQPHALAVVVAFLLLFVAAWLLQHFLRSLLTSAITAMGLGGVNRVLGGVFGAAKGVLLVTLAVLVCAFTDLPKTPEWQQAQTAFVFEQLAELTVPYLPPFVAEQVKYPS is encoded by the coding sequence ATGACCTTATTCGATATCCTCGCTCTGGGTTTAATCGGCATCAGCGTGTTGGTGTCGATGGTGCGCGGCGTGGTGGCAGAAGTGGCCTCGCTGATTACTTGGATTGTGGCCTTTGTGGTGGCCAAGCTCTTTGCCGCACCGTTTGCGGATATGGCATTAAGCAGCATCCAGCCGCATGCGCTGGCGGTGGTGGTGGCGTTTTTGCTGCTGTTTGTGGCCGCGTGGCTGCTGCAGCATTTTTTGCGCTCTTTGCTCACTTCGGCCATCACGGCGATGGGCTTGGGCGGGGTAAATCGCGTGTTGGGCGGCGTGTTCGGCGCCGCCAAAGGGGTGCTGTTGGTGACTTTGGCGGTGTTGGTGTGCGCTTTTACCGATTTGCCCAAAACACCGGAATGGCAGCAAGCGCAAACCGCTTTTGTGTTTGAACAACTGGCCGAGCTTACCGTGCCGTATCTGCCACCCTTTGTGGCAGAGCAGGTGAAATATCCGTCGTAA
- a CDS encoding SPOR domain-containing protein translates to MASLNPQDSYEQLKRKNRRRLVGAVAMVAVAAALLLSVLNQNKTPASQQQEVLITGLNTDASAIAVSTGSDVTAASASDANLAPGTVLEPQPESDNQAASQAATSVAEKPAPVAGSLPPVVVTKPAATPTQQVPVQAETRAQTPGSSAKPQPSTPTRSETTSKPETKPETKPATQPTPPARPATKPPAPKPATSTPGKLSPQEILNNKAATQVVAAPKPHPQAILDGQKSNGKALIQVGAYTNEVQARTVQQKLAAVGVSATISQSETSKGTLYRVRTGTYASRAQAEQNLNRIRAQGLDGMVIGQ, encoded by the coding sequence ATGGCTTCACTCAACCCGCAAGACAGCTACGAACAACTGAAACGCAAAAATCGCCGCCGTTTGGTGGGCGCGGTGGCAATGGTGGCCGTGGCCGCCGCTTTATTGCTCAGCGTATTAAATCAAAACAAAACCCCCGCCAGCCAACAGCAAGAAGTGCTGATTACCGGCCTGAACACCGATGCTTCGGCCATTGCGGTTAGCACCGGTAGCGATGTGACAGCCGCCAGCGCTAGCGATGCCAACTTGGCACCTGGCACCGTGTTAGAGCCGCAGCCTGAATCGGATAATCAGGCGGCCAGCCAAGCCGCCACCTCCGTTGCTGAAAAACCGGCTCCTGTTGCAGGCAGCCTGCCGCCGGTGGTGGTAACCAAACCGGCAGCCACACCGACCCAGCAGGTGCCGGTGCAGGCGGAAACCCGTGCGCAAACACCCGGTAGCAGTGCCAAGCCGCAGCCGAGCACGCCCACACGCAGCGAAACCACCAGCAAGCCCGAAACCAAACCGGAAACCAAACCCGCAACCCAGCCAACACCGCCTGCACGCCCGGCCACCAAACCACCCGCACCCAAGCCAGCCACCAGCACACCCGGCAAATTAAGCCCGCAGGAAATCCTCAACAATAAGGCCGCCACCCAAGTAGTGGCGGCGCCCAAACCTCATCCGCAGGCCATTTTGGATGGGCAGAAAAGCAATGGCAAAGCACTGATTCAGGTGGGGGCGTATACCAATGAAGTACAAGCACGCACCGTGCAGCAAAAATTGGCCGCCGTCGGGGTGAGTGCCACCATCAGCCAAAGCGAAACCAGTAAGGGCACACTCTACCGCGTGCGCACCGGCACCTATGCCAGCCGCGCCCAAGCCGAACAAAATCTGAACCGCATCCGCGCCCAGGGCTTGGACGGCATGGTGATTGGCCAATAA
- the folC gene encoding bifunctional tetrahydrofolate synthase/dihydrofolate synthase — MHTFSNLDQWLAHLETAHSAGLIDMGLERVAAVKQRMGLNPACPLITVAGTNGKGSVCAYLTQIYTEAGYKVGTLTSPHLLRFNERIALNGEPVADADIIASFERIEAARGDVSLTYFEFNTLAAVDVFMRAGVEVMVLEVGLGGRLDAVNVFDADVAVITSVDLDHQAYLGDTVEQVAREKAGIMRAGKPAICAQVPVPTSLRDYAHAIGADLLVAGVDFGWQKMEQLQWSHRFHPQASALFHGRRARHALPIPALRGAFQLQNAACALSALACLDARLPVDIGAIKRGLVRVRNPGRFQVLPGRPLRVLDVGHNPHAARALRQSLLALPYAEKRLAVFSMLADKDIDSVLDILKDQFDHWLIAPLHLPRGLDIHTLQAKLAKHGIENSVVYQDIQAAWQAALSQAGENDRIVAFGSFHTVADVLALA; from the coding sequence ATGCACACATTTTCCAATTTAGACCAATGGCTTGCCCATCTGGAAACCGCCCACAGCGCAGGCTTAATCGATATGGGGCTGGAGCGCGTGGCGGCAGTGAAGCAACGCATGGGGCTGAATCCGGCCTGCCCGCTGATTACCGTGGCCGGCACCAACGGCAAAGGCTCGGTTTGTGCTTATTTAACCCAGATTTACACCGAAGCGGGCTACAAAGTGGGCACGCTCACCAGCCCGCATTTGTTGCGTTTTAACGAACGCATCGCGCTGAATGGTGAGCCGGTGGCCGATGCCGACATTATTGCCAGCTTTGAGCGCATCGAAGCCGCGCGCGGCGATGTTTCGCTCACTTATTTTGAATTCAATACCTTGGCGGCGGTAGACGTGTTTATGCGTGCGGGTGTTGAGGTGATGGTGCTGGAAGTGGGGCTAGGCGGGCGCTTGGATGCGGTGAATGTGTTTGATGCCGATGTGGCGGTGATCACCAGCGTGGATTTGGATCATCAGGCTTATCTGGGCGACACGGTGGAGCAAGTGGCGCGGGAAAAAGCCGGCATTATGCGCGCGGGCAAACCGGCGATTTGTGCCCAAGTGCCGGTGCCCACGAGCTTACGCGATTACGCGCACGCCATCGGTGCCGATTTGCTGGTGGCCGGCGTGGATTTTGGCTGGCAGAAAATGGAGCAGCTGCAATGGTCGCACCGTTTTCACCCGCAAGCCAGTGCTTTATTCCACGGCAGGCGCGCCCGCCATGCCTTGCCGATACCGGCCTTGCGCGGCGCTTTCCAATTGCAAAACGCCGCCTGTGCTTTAAGTGCATTGGCCTGTTTGGATGCGCGGCTGCCGGTGGACATCGGCGCCATCAAGCGCGGCTTGGTGCGTGTGCGCAATCCCGGCCGCTTCCAGGTATTGCCCGGTCGCCCGCTGCGGGTGCTCGATGTGGGGCACAACCCCCACGCCGCCCGCGCCTTGCGCCAAAGCCTACTGGCCTTGCCGTATGCGGAAAAACGGCTAGCAGTGTTCAGTATGCTGGCCGACAAAGACATCGACAGCGTGCTGGATATTTTAAAAGACCAGTTCGACCACTGGCTGATTGCGCCCCTGCATTTGCCGCGCGGCTTGGATATCCACACTTTGCAAGCCAAATTGGCCAAGCATGGTATTGAAAATAGTGTGGTGTATCAGGATATTCAGGCAGCCTGGCAAGCCGCCTTATCGCAAGCGGGCGAAAATGATAGAATTGTGGCCTTTGGGTCTTTTCATACCGTGGCCGACGTATTGGCGCTGGCTTAA
- a CDS encoding DUF4189 domain-containing protein, whose amino-acid sequence MMHAIVSLMMFSIIYVFKELDIMNRVILLALLIASLTNAYAQENNPTWQSQQRVQQEQGWMMMEQQRLQQEQMANQPPQPQVRYKTVAEQEAEIRANERNAKIQQENLKRLNEKTVQTMSANDFYVSIAIGTNDGRPLMAEPGFNTLQSMNNRPQAERDALQNCQQKGLNNCRILATYANACGVIYGKLNTDGSDWRVNTAPGPEFLVTKTNAMCQKKYGSNCGTLPQTPYQYPICSRNLPRKEFHQSSDRGEYWE is encoded by the coding sequence ATGATGCACGCCATCGTTTCTTTAATGATGTTTTCAATAATTTATGTTTTTAAGGAGTTGGATATCATGAATCGAGTCATCCTATTGGCTTTGCTTATCGCCAGCCTAACAAACGCATACGCGCAAGAAAACAACCCCACTTGGCAATCACAGCAGCGAGTTCAGCAAGAGCAAGGGTGGATGATGATGGAGCAACAACGCTTACAACAAGAGCAGATGGCCAACCAACCCCCTCAACCCCAAGTTCGCTACAAAACAGTGGCTGAGCAAGAGGCGGAAATTCGCGCCAATGAACGCAATGCGAAAATCCAGCAGGAGAACCTCAAACGGCTGAACGAAAAAACCGTGCAAACCATGAGCGCCAATGATTTTTATGTTTCCATTGCCATCGGCACCAATGATGGCCGCCCCCTGATGGCGGAGCCCGGGTTCAACACCTTACAATCGATGAACAACCGCCCGCAGGCAGAGCGTGATGCCCTGCAAAATTGCCAGCAAAAGGGGCTAAACAATTGCCGCATTCTGGCCACTTATGCCAATGCCTGCGGCGTTATTTACGGCAAGCTCAATACCGATGGTTCCGACTGGCGGGTGAATACCGCCCCGGGGCCGGAGTTTCTGGTTACCAAAACCAATGCCATGTGCCAGAAAAAATACGGCAGCAATTGCGGCACATTACCGCAAACGCCTTATCAATACCCTATTTGCAGTCGCAATTTGCCTAGAAAAGAATTTCACCAAAGCAGTGATCGTGGCGAATACTGGGAGTAA
- a CDS encoding protein YgfX, translated as MQAFQTALRPSRYWCAANLVAHGAAGWLAWIYFYGWPRGLLCIGLLCSLLWAWHQQCCRHADTVLRIDVDAHGRAAVLTGNGVAYAATLQPGSLVLRYALVLHWDIGNRRLRHWVSADMTDAEAFRRLKVWARWAQEPPEAA; from the coding sequence GTGCAGGCGTTTCAGACAGCCTTGCGCCCGTCGCGCTATTGGTGTGCCGCCAATCTGGTGGCGCACGGCGCGGCAGGGTGGCTGGCGTGGATTTATTTTTACGGCTGGCCGCGCGGGCTGTTGTGTATCGGCTTGCTGTGTTCGCTGCTGTGGGCATGGCATCAACAATGCTGCCGCCATGCCGATACGGTATTGCGCATTGATGTAGACGCCCACGGCCGCGCCGCGGTGCTTACCGGCAACGGCGTGGCTTATGCGGCCACTTTGCAGCCGGGCAGCTTGGTGCTGCGCTACGCGCTGGTATTGCATTGGGACATCGGCAATCGGCGCTTGCGCCATTGGGTGAGCGCCGACATGACCGATGCAGAAGCGTTCCGGCGCTTGAAGGTTTGGGCGCGTTGGGCGCAGGAGCCGCCCGAGGCTGCCTGA
- a CDS encoding FAD-binding oxidoreductase: MAPFCLDQRRRYQGEVWAVLQPRSVAAVQAIMRYCFAQQIAVTPQGGNTGLCGGATPHATVAGRGVILSLGKLNRLRQLNLADNSLTVEAGMVLAEVQRLAAEAGRFFPLSLASEGSCQIGGNIACNAGGLNVVRYGTARDLVLGLEAVLPNGSLVSQLQPLHKNTSGYELKQQLIGSEGTLGVITAATLKLFAPPQSVCTAWVALGSIDAAVDLLAAVKNQFGERLSSFELISDYALSLSSAYSQLPAPLVGQWHVLLELTDSFAATDLTEPLAELLHQHGWDEAVVAQSHTERQNLWTLRENISAAQRNIGASIKHDIALPIAAVAAFVPACAEAVRARFADANIVVFGHLGDGSLHYNVFLPQVLGNEVYAYEDAVNELVYEQTLALGGTIAAEHGIGQLKNHWLPRVRSEAELAWMRANKQALDPQGMMNPGKLLPP; the protein is encoded by the coding sequence ATGGCACCGTTTTGCCTCGACCAGCGCCGCCGCTACCAAGGCGAAGTGTGGGCGGTATTGCAGCCGCGCTCGGTGGCGGCGGTGCAGGCGATTATGCGCTATTGTTTTGCCCAGCAGATTGCGGTTACCCCGCAAGGCGGCAATACCGGTTTGTGCGGCGGTGCCACCCCACACGCCACGGTGGCCGGGCGCGGGGTGATTTTGTCGCTGGGCAAGCTTAACCGCCTGCGTCAGTTAAATTTAGCCGACAACAGCCTCACTGTAGAAGCGGGCATGGTACTGGCCGAGGTGCAGCGCCTTGCCGCCGAAGCCGGGCGCTTTTTTCCGCTCAGCCTCGCCAGCGAAGGATCGTGCCAAATCGGCGGCAATATTGCCTGCAATGCGGGCGGGCTGAATGTGGTGCGCTACGGCACCGCCCGCGATTTGGTGTTGGGGCTGGAAGCGGTGCTGCCTAACGGCAGCTTGGTGAGCCAGCTACAGCCTTTGCACAAAAACACCAGTGGCTATGAATTAAAGCAACAATTGATTGGCAGCGAAGGTACATTGGGGGTGATTACCGCCGCCACCCTAAAGCTGTTTGCACCGCCGCAAAGCGTTTGCACCGCTTGGGTGGCGCTGGGCAGCATTGATGCGGCGGTGGATTTGCTCGCCGCGGTGAAAAACCAATTCGGCGAGCGCTTAAGCAGCTTTGAATTAATCAGCGATTACGCCTTAAGCCTCTCCAGCGCCTACAGCCAATTGCCCGCGCCCTTGGTCGGGCAATGGCATGTGCTGCTGGAGCTGACCGACAGCTTTGCCGCTACCGATTTAACCGAGCCTTTGGCCGAATTGCTGCACCAACACGGCTGGGATGAAGCGGTGGTGGCGCAATCGCACACCGAGCGGCAAAATCTGTGGACGCTGCGCGAAAATATTTCCGCCGCCCAGCGCAATATCGGTGCCAGCATCAAGCACGACATCGCCCTGCCGATTGCCGCCGTGGCCGCCTTTGTACCGGCTTGCGCCGAGGCCGTCCGCGCCCGCTTTGCCGATGCCAATATCGTGGTGTTCGGCCACTTGGGCGACGGCAGCCTGCATTACAATGTGTTTTTGCCGCAGGTATTGGGTAATGAAGTGTATGCCTATGAAGATGCCGTGAATGAATTGGTGTATGAACAAACCTTGGCGCTGGGCGGCACCATCGCCGCCGAGCACGGCATCGGCCAGCTTAAAAACCACTGGCTGCCGCGCGTGCGCAGCGAAGCCGAATTGGCCTGGATGCGCGCCAATAAGCAAGCCTTGGATCCGCAAGGGATGATGAATCCGGGCAAATTACTGCCGCCATAG
- a CDS encoding patatin-like phospholipase family protein has protein sequence MKPCFLPISSWHRRLGLLLLPLLLGACSALQYQPLRSIDHINLQEGYRLQTAAQHKYAANKDDDVLMVLMFSGGGTRAAAFGYGVLEEMNRQQVRIGNKTGSLTEHVDLVYGISGGSVLAAYYGLHGAAVIPEFERRFLSQNFQKVLMQQVFSVSNWPRLTSPQFGRGDLLQEQLDLQLFHGATYDDLLHRRQGPFVVISATDMTLGSRLDFLQEYFDVLCVDLTDMPVSRAVAASSAVPMVFSPLTLNNHGGQCGYHLSPELAEAAAEANNGRFNTKQSYVRIVRQYQNSQKRPYIHLLDGGLTDNLGLRSLLDATQIYNRDTLYQQFAPGKVRKVVLINVNAQTQMSQDIDASADVPGFGAVLNAVVNIPIDRYSHETQLQFQQYIDSLNQKRSADDPTLYFISVNLLDLPSSPLRDRVARIPTTFYLPREDVRNLKTAAATLLNGSSEYQRLLHDLNTRPANDVPAPAAASAVAASEIAAPAPVAK, from the coding sequence GTGAAACCCTGCTTTTTGCCTATTTCGTCTTGGCACCGCCGCCTCGGCCTATTGCTGTTGCCGTTGCTGCTGGGTGCTTGCAGCGCATTGCAATACCAGCCTTTGCGCAGCATAGACCACATCAATCTGCAAGAAGGCTACCGCCTGCAAACCGCCGCACAGCACAAATACGCAGCCAATAAAGACGATGATGTGCTGATGGTTTTAATGTTTTCCGGCGGCGGCACCCGGGCGGCCGCATTCGGCTATGGCGTGCTGGAAGAAATGAACCGGCAACAAGTGCGCATCGGCAACAAAACCGGCAGCCTCACCGAGCATGTGGATTTGGTCTACGGCATTTCCGGCGGCTCGGTGTTGGCCGCCTATTACGGCCTGCACGGCGCGGCGGTGATTCCGGAATTTGAGCGCCGTTTTTTAAGCCAGAATTTTCAAAAAGTGCTGATGCAGCAGGTGTTTTCCGTTTCCAACTGGCCACGGCTCACCTCGCCGCAGTTTGGGCGCGGCGATTTATTGCAGGAACAGCTGGATTTGCAGCTGTTTCACGGTGCCACTTATGATGATTTGCTGCATCGCCGCCAAGGGCCGTTTGTGGTGATCAGCGCCACCGACATGACCTTGGGCAGCCGGCTGGATTTTTTGCAGGAATATTTCGATGTGTTGTGCGTGGATTTAACCGATATGCCGGTGTCGCGTGCGGTGGCGGCTTCCAGCGCGGTGCCGATGGTGTTTTCACCGCTCACATTGAATAATCACGGCGGCCAATGCGGCTATCATCTATCACCCGAATTGGCCGAGGCCGCCGCCGAAGCCAATAACGGGCGCTTTAACACCAAACAAAGCTATGTGCGCATTGTGCGCCAATATCAAAACAGCCAAAAACGGCCTTATATCCATCTGCTCGACGGCGGGCTCACCGATAATTTGGGCTTGCGCAGCCTGTTGGACGCCACCCAAATTTATAATCGCGATACGCTGTACCAGCAATTTGCCCCGGGCAAAGTGCGCAAAGTGGTGTTGATTAATGTGAACGCACAAACGCAAATGAGCCAAGACATCGATGCCAGCGCCGATGTGCCCGGCTTTGGCGCGGTACTCAATGCGGTGGTGAATATCCCCATCGACCGCTATTCACACGAAACCCAGCTTCAATTCCAGCAATACATCGATTCTTTGAACCAAAAACGCTCGGCGGATGATCCAACGCTGTATTTTATCAGCGTCAACCTGCTTGATTTGCCGTCTTCGCCCCTGCGTGACCGCGTGGCGCGCATTCCCACCACCTTTTACCTGCCGCGCGAAGATGTGCGCAACCTGAAAACCGCCGCCGCCACCTTGCTCAACGGCTCATCGGAATATCAACGCCTGCTGCATGATTTGAATACCCGCCCGGCAAACGATGTGCCTGCACCGGCGGCGGCATCGGCAGTGGCCGCATCAGAAATAGCAGCACCGGCACCGGTGGCAAAATAG